A portion of the Microbacterium hominis genome contains these proteins:
- the dapD gene encoding 2,3,4,5-tetrahydropyridine-2,6-dicarboxylate N-succinyltransferase: MSDERWIWGVGLATAAADGTILDTWYPEPASGRIPTGFDPAKPPASLEQLAVPDPRREVDIEVVAVEIDLDAAPSSTPDAYLRLHALSHRLVRPNEVDLTGIFGFLPNVAWTTAGPMHPDALTRQRPFLQRDGVQVQGLDKFPRLLDYVTPAGVRIADASRVRLGAYLSPGTTVMHEGFVNFNAGTLGQSMVEGRISQGVVVGDGSDIGGGASIMGTLSGGGTHQVSIGARTLLGANAGVGISLGDDCVVEAGLYVTAGSKIVLADEPARADGPRPSVKGGELSGRDGLLFRRNSLTGAIEAVRRAGVGVTLNEALHA; the protein is encoded by the coding sequence ATGAGCGATGAGCGTTGGATCTGGGGCGTCGGCCTCGCCACGGCGGCCGCCGACGGAACGATCCTCGACACCTGGTACCCCGAGCCCGCCAGCGGGCGCATCCCGACCGGCTTCGACCCCGCGAAGCCCCCGGCATCGCTCGAGCAGCTCGCCGTGCCCGACCCCCGGCGCGAGGTCGACATCGAGGTGGTCGCGGTCGAGATCGACCTGGATGCCGCGCCCTCGTCGACCCCCGACGCGTACCTTCGCCTGCACGCCCTCTCGCATCGGCTGGTGCGGCCGAACGAGGTCGATCTCACGGGCATCTTCGGGTTCCTGCCGAACGTCGCATGGACGACCGCCGGACCGATGCACCCCGACGCGCTCACCCGCCAGCGGCCCTTCCTCCAGCGCGACGGCGTGCAGGTGCAGGGGCTGGACAAGTTCCCGCGCCTCCTCGACTACGTGACCCCCGCGGGCGTGCGGATCGCCGACGCGTCGCGAGTGCGACTGGGCGCGTACCTCTCCCCCGGCACGACCGTCATGCACGAGGGCTTCGTCAACTTCAACGCCGGCACGCTCGGCCAGTCGATGGTCGAGGGCCGCATCTCGCAGGGCGTGGTGGTCGGCGACGGCAGCGACATCGGCGGGGGCGCCTCGATCATGGGCACGCTCTCCGGCGGCGGAACCCACCAGGTCTCGATCGGCGCGCGCACCCTGCTGGGCGCGAACGCCGGGGTCGGCATCTCCCTCGGCGACGACTGCGTCGTCGAGGCGGGCCTGTACGTGACGGCGGGATCGAAGATCGTGCTCGCCGACGAGCCCGCACGCGCCGACGGCCCGCGACCCTCGGTGAAGGGGGGCGAGCTCTCCGGGCGGGACGGCCTGCTGTTCCGCCGCAACTCGCTCACCGGTGCGATCGAGGCCGTGCGCCGCGCGGGGGTGGGCGTCACCCTCAACGAGGCGCTGCACGCCTGA
- a CDS encoding O-methyltransferase → MGDHDANQRFAAEATNEPEHIARARTHALELGAAPISAVVGAQCAVIAAASQALNIVEIGTGAGVSGLWLLHGSPRATLTTIDSEPEHLSAARRAFADARVPLARARFITGRAAEVLPRMNEASYDIVLVDADPEGVIEYVEHGLRLVRSGGTVLVPRVMAGGGVSDPVRRDPVTSAYRSLIQETQGSPAVIGALSIVGEGLLQLTTVSAD, encoded by the coding sequence ATGGGCGATCACGACGCGAACCAGCGGTTCGCCGCCGAGGCGACGAACGAACCGGAGCACATCGCGCGAGCCCGCACGCATGCGCTGGAGCTCGGCGCCGCGCCGATCAGCGCGGTGGTCGGCGCGCAGTGCGCGGTGATCGCGGCCGCGTCGCAGGCGCTGAACATCGTCGAGATCGGCACCGGAGCGGGGGTGTCGGGCCTGTGGCTGCTGCACGGCTCCCCGCGCGCCACGCTCACGACCATCGACAGCGAACCCGAGCACCTCAGTGCCGCGCGTCGCGCGTTCGCCGACGCGCGGGTTCCGCTCGCTCGCGCACGCTTCATCACCGGGCGCGCAGCCGAGGTGCTGCCCCGGATGAACGAGGCCTCGTACGACATCGTGCTGGTCGACGCCGACCCCGAGGGCGTCATCGAGTACGTCGAGCACGGACTGCGGCTCGTGCGCTCGGGCGGCACGGTCCTGGTGCCCCGAGTGATGGCCGGCGGCGGCGTCTCCGACCCCGTGCGCCGCGATCCGGTCACGAGCGCATACCGCTCGCTCATCCAGGAGACGCAGGGGTCTCCGGCGGTGATCGGCGCCCTCTCCATCGTCGGCGAGGGACTCCTCCAGCTGACGACCGTGTCAGCGGACTAG
- a CDS encoding Mrp/NBP35 family ATP-binding protein has protein sequence MSTDDIRRAVGAVIDPELRRPLEDLDMLRTITLEAGVATVGIALTIVGCPAAERISADVRQAAAAVPGVSEVRLDVGVMTPAERQALTERLRGGRAAREMPFGPDSLTRVIAVTSGKGGVGKSTVTANLAVALAARGLAVGLIDADVHGFSIPAQLGLVDAEGRVPQPTRIDDLMLPPVAHGVKAISIGMFLRRGAGEAPLGAVAWRGPMLHRTVQQFLTDVYFGDLDVLLLDMPPGTGDVAISVGQLLPHAEVLVVTTPQAAASDVAVRSGLVARQTGQRVIGVVENMAALTLPDGTVFDLFGAGGGAAVADALSADGDEVALLASVPLSPVLRQDSDAGMPAVLTHPDDPAAQAIGVLADAVARSGRSLARRPLQVRPR, from the coding sequence GTGAGCACCGACGACATCCGCCGCGCCGTCGGCGCCGTGATCGACCCCGAGCTTCGCCGCCCGCTCGAAGACCTCGACATGCTCCGCACTATCACTCTGGAGGCGGGGGTGGCCACCGTCGGGATCGCGCTGACGATCGTCGGGTGCCCGGCGGCCGAGCGCATCAGCGCCGACGTGCGGCAGGCCGCGGCCGCAGTGCCCGGCGTGTCCGAGGTGCGCCTGGACGTCGGGGTCATGACCCCCGCGGAGCGTCAGGCCCTCACCGAGCGCCTCCGCGGCGGCCGTGCCGCCCGAGAGATGCCGTTCGGTCCCGACAGCCTCACGCGGGTGATCGCCGTCACCAGCGGCAAGGGCGGCGTCGGCAAATCCACCGTCACCGCCAACCTCGCCGTCGCGCTGGCCGCCCGGGGCCTCGCAGTCGGGCTCATCGACGCCGACGTGCACGGCTTCTCCATCCCGGCGCAGCTGGGCCTGGTCGACGCCGAGGGGCGCGTGCCGCAGCCGACGCGTATCGACGACCTCATGCTTCCCCCGGTCGCCCACGGTGTGAAGGCCATCTCGATCGGCATGTTCCTGCGGCGCGGTGCGGGCGAGGCGCCGCTCGGCGCCGTCGCATGGCGCGGACCGATGCTTCATCGCACCGTCCAGCAGTTCCTCACCGATGTCTACTTCGGCGATCTCGACGTGCTCCTGCTGGACATGCCGCCGGGAACCGGCGATGTGGCGATCTCGGTGGGGCAGCTGCTCCCCCACGCCGAGGTGCTCGTCGTCACCACCCCGCAGGCGGCCGCATCCGACGTGGCGGTGCGCAGCGGCCTGGTGGCGCGTCAGACCGGTCAGCGCGTGATCGGGGTGGTCGAGAACATGGCGGCGCTCACCCTGCCCGACGGCACCGTATTCGACCTGTTCGGCGCCGGGGGCGGTGCCGCGGTGGCCGACGCCTTGTCCGCGGACGGCGATGAGGTCGCGCTGCTGGCCTCCGTTCCCCTGAGCCCCGTGCTGCGGCAGGATTCCGACGCCGGAATGCCGGCCGTGCTCACGCATCCCGACGATCCCGCCGCGCAGGCGATCGGGGTCCTCGCCGACGCGGTCGCCCGCTCGGGACGGAGTCTGGCCCGCAGGCCCCTGCAGGTGCGACCGCGCTGA
- a CDS encoding Sec-independent protein translocase TatB → MFFGLTIEKLLLIALVAALIIGPERLPRYAEALAMFTRRARDWVTTARTRVKEEMGEDFEDVDWKTLDPRQYDPRRIIREALLDDSPAPAAAAAAAPKPVTPALERPATPAFQAGQVPPFDAEAT, encoded by the coding sequence ATGTTCTTCGGGCTCACGATCGAGAAGCTGCTGCTGATCGCACTGGTCGCGGCGCTGATCATCGGTCCCGAGAGACTTCCGCGCTACGCCGAGGCGCTCGCGATGTTCACCCGCCGTGCTCGCGACTGGGTCACCACGGCCCGCACCCGCGTCAAGGAGGAGATGGGCGAGGACTTCGAGGACGTCGACTGGAAGACCCTCGACCCGCGCCAGTACGATCCCCGCCGCATCATCCGCGAGGCGCTCCTCGACGACTCCCCAGCGCCGGCCGCCGCCGCGGCCGCGGCACCGAAGCCCGTGACGCCCGCGCTCGAGCGACCCGCGACACCGGCCTTCCAGGCGGGGCAGGTGCCGCCCTTCGACGCCGAAGCCACCTGA
- a CDS encoding DUF3117 domain-containing protein, producing MAAMKPRTGDGPMEAVKEGRLIIVRVPLEGGGRLVVSVNDAEAKELYDVLGGVVDAA from the coding sequence ATGGCAGCCATGAAGCCGCGAACCGGAGACGGGCCGATGGAGGCAGTGAAGGAGGGTCGCCTGATCATCGTGCGTGTTCCGCTCGAAGGTGGCGGACGCCTCGTCGTCTCGGTGAACGACGCTGAAGCCAAGGAGCTCTACGACGTGCTGGGCGGAGTCGTCGACGCCGCTTGA
- a CDS encoding DUF1003 domain-containing protein, whose amino-acid sequence MRASKARRPALDAPRGRGGMLGGRAPQPSRDRFGRFTEWVARAMGTPAFLMALTLFCVAWLAWNTLMPEELRFDSAANGFTALTLMLSLQASYAAPLILLAQNRQDDRDRVQIEQDRQRAERNLADTEYLAREIVALRMAVSDVTDEVVTKDVLRSELRAMLEKLDAAPRRDEEAGA is encoded by the coding sequence ATGAGGGCGAGCAAGGCGCGCCGGCCCGCCCTCGACGCGCCCCGCGGCCGCGGCGGCATGCTCGGCGGCCGCGCTCCGCAGCCCTCTCGCGACCGGTTCGGGCGCTTCACCGAGTGGGTCGCCCGGGCGATGGGCACCCCGGCGTTCCTCATGGCGCTCACTCTGTTCTGCGTCGCGTGGCTCGCGTGGAACACCCTCATGCCCGAGGAGCTCCGCTTCGACAGCGCCGCCAACGGCTTCACCGCCCTGACGCTCATGCTCTCGCTGCAGGCCTCCTACGCGGCCCCGCTGATCCTCCTCGCCCAGAACCGCCAGGACGACCGGGACCGCGTGCAGATCGAGCAGGACCGCCAGCGCGCCGAGCGCAACCTCGCCGACACCGAGTACCTCGCCCGCGAGATCGTCGCGCTGCGCATGGCCGTCTCCGACGTCACCGACGAGGTCGTCACGAAGGATGTGCTCCGTTCGGAGCTGCGGGCGATGCTCGAGAAGCTGGATGCCGCGCCGCGACGCGACGAGGAGGCCGGCGCGTGA
- the dapE gene encoding succinyl-diaminopimelate desuccinylase, translating into MPQLDLSASSIDLTRTICDIPSVSDDETALADAIDDAVRALPHLSVHRDGDTIVARTDRGRPQRVVIAGHIDTVPINGNVPTRDVEIDGEAYLWGRGTVDMKAGVAVQLKLAAELADPRVDITWMWYDHEEVDADLNGLTRLARSRPDLFAADFAILGEPSNGEVEGGCNGNLRAIVRTDGVRAHSARAWIGENAIHKAAPVLARLAEYRPREIEVEGLVYREGLNAVRIGGGIAGNVIPDLCTVEVNYRFAPSRDVEEAERHVRDVFDGFDVEIVDLAAGARPGLDAPLAQEFVAAVGAQPRPKYGWTDVARFSALGVPAVNYGPGDPHLAHHDEERVPLAQIDAVERGLRAWLS; encoded by the coding sequence ATGCCGCAGCTCGACCTGTCCGCCTCATCCATCGATCTGACACGGACCATCTGCGACATCCCGAGCGTCTCCGACGATGAGACCGCCCTCGCCGATGCCATCGACGACGCGGTGCGGGCGCTGCCGCACCTCTCGGTCCACCGCGACGGCGACACGATCGTCGCCCGCACCGACCGCGGTCGGCCGCAGCGGGTGGTGATCGCCGGGCACATCGACACCGTGCCGATCAACGGAAACGTTCCCACTCGCGACGTCGAGATCGACGGCGAGGCCTACCTGTGGGGTCGGGGCACCGTGGACATGAAGGCGGGCGTCGCCGTGCAGCTGAAGCTCGCCGCAGAACTCGCCGACCCCCGTGTCGACATCACCTGGATGTGGTACGACCACGAGGAGGTGGATGCCGACCTGAACGGTCTCACCCGCCTCGCGCGGTCGCGCCCCGACCTGTTCGCCGCCGACTTCGCGATCCTCGGCGAGCCGTCCAACGGCGAGGTGGAGGGCGGGTGCAACGGGAATCTCCGCGCGATCGTGCGCACCGACGGGGTGCGGGCACACAGCGCACGGGCCTGGATCGGCGAGAACGCCATCCACAAGGCCGCGCCGGTGCTGGCCCGGCTGGCCGAGTATCGGCCGCGCGAGATCGAGGTCGAGGGCCTGGTCTACCGCGAGGGCCTGAACGCGGTGCGGATCGGCGGAGGCATCGCGGGCAATGTGATCCCCGATCTGTGCACGGTCGAGGTCAACTACCGCTTCGCGCCGAGCCGCGATGTTGAGGAGGCGGAGCGCCACGTGCGGGATGTCTTCGACGGGTTCGACGTCGAGATCGTCGATCTTGCGGCGGGTGCCAGGCCGGGGCTCGACGCGCCGCTGGCGCAGGAGTTCGTGGCCGCCGTGGGCGCCCAGCCGCGCCCGAAGTACGGATGGACCGATGTGGCCCGGTTCAGCGCGCTCGGCGTGCCCGCGGTCAACTACGGACCGGGCGATCCGCACCTCGCCCACCATGACGAGGAGCGCGTTCCGCTGGCGCAGATCGACGCCGTCGAGCGCGGCCTGCGCGCGTGGCTGAGCTGA